Proteins co-encoded in one Melanotaenia boesemani isolate fMelBoe1 chromosome 23, fMelBoe1.pri, whole genome shotgun sequence genomic window:
- the LOC121634633 gene encoding rab-3A-interacting protein isoform X3, protein MACSGGQSNAETLEGFHEVNLASPTTPDLQKQTEQPPPARHSTPPTSLYRTHSLGPPPAGLPTSLRADQLPTQPVYSTPRHSHNGSVLGLEAEAAEGNFLSGEDGEECSALSDSLSRLRSPSVMEVREKGYERLKEELAKAQREAHKMVREANVKQANAEKQLKEALGKIDVLQAEVQALKTLVLSSPTSPVGELPSVGGGGVKTPFRKGHSRNKSTSSAILGTQPDPSATQPIVRECREVDSQLFSEFKAWKEEPTLDRTCCFLERVYREDIYPCLTFSKSELGSAILEAVEQNALSVEPVGFQPLPVVKASAVECGGPNERRAELVTKCALSGQTKTCKHRIKFGDSSNYYYVSPFCRYRITAVCNFFTYIRYIHQGLVKQQDAEQMFWEVMQLRREMSFAKLGYYKDQL, encoded by the exons ATGGCCTGCAGTGGCGGTCAGAGCAATGCAGAAACACTGGAGGGGTTCCATGAGGTGAACTTGGCCTCGCCCACCACACCTGACCTTCAG AAGCAAACAGAGCAGCCCCCCCCTGCCCGTCACAGCACCCCACCCACCTCTCTGTACCGCACCCACTCTCTGGGACCGCCCCCTGCTGGCCTCCCTACTTCCCTGAGGGCAGATCAGCTCCCCACGCAGCCGGTTTACTCCACACCGCGACACAGCCACAATGGAAG CGTTTTGGGTCTGGAGGCCGAGGCAGCCGAGGGCAACTTCCTGTCTGGAGAGGATGGGGAGGAGTGCAGCGCTTTGAGCGACAGCTTGTCGCGGCTGCGCAGCCCGTCGGTCATGGAAGTCCGAGAGAAAGGATATGAGAGGCTGAAGGAGGAGCTGGCAAAGGCTCAGAGG GAAGCCCACAAGATGGTGAGAGAAGCAAACGTCAAACAGGCAAATGCAGAGAAGCAGCTGAAAGAAGCTCTGGGCAAG ATCGATGTCCTCCAGGCTGAAGTCCAGGCCTTGAAGACACTGGTACTCTCCTCCCCCACCTCCCCCGTAGGTGAGCTTCCCTCTGTAGGAGGTGGAGGAGTGAAGACCCCCTTCAGGAAGGGCCACAGCCGGAACAAAAGCACCTCCTCTGCCATTCTGGGGACGCAGCCCGACCCATCGGCTACACAGCCCATCGTACGGGAGTGTAGAGAG GTGGACAGTCAGCTGTTCAGTGAGTTCAAGGCATGGAAGGAGGAGCCGACGCTTGACCGGACCTGCTGCTTCCTGGAGAGAGTCTACCGTGAGGACATCTACCCATGTCTCACCTTCAGCAAGAGCGAG CTGGGTTCGGCCATCCTAGAAGCCGTGGAGCAGAACGCTCTCAGCGTGGAGCCCGTGGGTTTCCAGCCGCTGCCTGTGGTCAAAGCATCAGCGGTGGAGTGCGGAGGACCAAA TGAGCGAAGGGCTGAGCTGGTCAC AAAATGCGCCCTGAGCGGTCAGACCAAAACCTGTAAGCACAGAATCAAGTTTGGAGACTCGTCCAACTATTACTACGTCTCTCCTTTCTGTAGATATAGA ATCACAGCTGTGTGTAATTTCTTCACCTACATTCGCTACATCCATCAAGGGCTGGTCAAACAGCAAGACG CGGAGCAGATGTTCTGGGAGGTGATGCAGCTCCGACGGGAAATGTCCTTCGCCAAGCTCGGCTACTACAAAGACCAGCTGTGA
- the LOC121634633 gene encoding rab-3A-interacting protein isoform X1, with amino-acid sequence MACSGGQSNAETLEGFHEVNLASPTTPDLQKQTEQPPPARHSTPPTSLYRTHSLGPPPAGLPTSLRADQLPTQPVYSTPRHSHNGSVLGLEAEAAEGNFLSGEDGEECSALSDSLSRLRSPSVMEVREKGYERLKEELAKAQRELLLKDEECERLSKVRDQLGQELEELTASLFQEAHKMVREANVKQANAEKQLKEALGKIDVLQAEVQALKTLVLSSPTSPVGELPSVGGGGVKTPFRKGHSRNKSTSSAILGTQPDPSATQPIVRECREVDSQLFSEFKAWKEEPTLDRTCCFLERVYREDIYPCLTFSKSELGSAILEAVEQNALSVEPVGFQPLPVVKASAVECGGPNERRAELVTKCALSGQTKTCKHRIKFGDSSNYYYVSPFCRYRITAVCNFFTYIRYIHQGLVKQQDAEQMFWEVMQLRREMSFAKLGYYKDQL; translated from the exons ATGGCCTGCAGTGGCGGTCAGAGCAATGCAGAAACACTGGAGGGGTTCCATGAGGTGAACTTGGCCTCGCCCACCACACCTGACCTTCAG AAGCAAACAGAGCAGCCCCCCCCTGCCCGTCACAGCACCCCACCCACCTCTCTGTACCGCACCCACTCTCTGGGACCGCCCCCTGCTGGCCTCCCTACTTCCCTGAGGGCAGATCAGCTCCCCACGCAGCCGGTTTACTCCACACCGCGACACAGCCACAATGGAAG CGTTTTGGGTCTGGAGGCCGAGGCAGCCGAGGGCAACTTCCTGTCTGGAGAGGATGGGGAGGAGTGCAGCGCTTTGAGCGACAGCTTGTCGCGGCTGCGCAGCCCGTCGGTCATGGAAGTCCGAGAGAAAGGATATGAGAGGCTGAAGGAGGAGCTGGCAAAGGCTCAGAGG gagcTGCTGTTGAAGGATGAGGAGTGTGAGAGGTTGTCTAAAGTCAGAGACCAGCTCGGCCAGGAGCTGGAGGAGCTCACCGCCAGTCTCTTCCAG GAAGCCCACAAGATGGTGAGAGAAGCAAACGTCAAACAGGCAAATGCAGAGAAGCAGCTGAAAGAAGCTCTGGGCAAG ATCGATGTCCTCCAGGCTGAAGTCCAGGCCTTGAAGACACTGGTACTCTCCTCCCCCACCTCCCCCGTAGGTGAGCTTCCCTCTGTAGGAGGTGGAGGAGTGAAGACCCCCTTCAGGAAGGGCCACAGCCGGAACAAAAGCACCTCCTCTGCCATTCTGGGGACGCAGCCCGACCCATCGGCTACACAGCCCATCGTACGGGAGTGTAGAGAG GTGGACAGTCAGCTGTTCAGTGAGTTCAAGGCATGGAAGGAGGAGCCGACGCTTGACCGGACCTGCTGCTTCCTGGAGAGAGTCTACCGTGAGGACATCTACCCATGTCTCACCTTCAGCAAGAGCGAG CTGGGTTCGGCCATCCTAGAAGCCGTGGAGCAGAACGCTCTCAGCGTGGAGCCCGTGGGTTTCCAGCCGCTGCCTGTGGTCAAAGCATCAGCGGTGGAGTGCGGAGGACCAAA TGAGCGAAGGGCTGAGCTGGTCAC AAAATGCGCCCTGAGCGGTCAGACCAAAACCTGTAAGCACAGAATCAAGTTTGGAGACTCGTCCAACTATTACTACGTCTCTCCTTTCTGTAGATATAGA ATCACAGCTGTGTGTAATTTCTTCACCTACATTCGCTACATCCATCAAGGGCTGGTCAAACAGCAAGACG CGGAGCAGATGTTCTGGGAGGTGATGCAGCTCCGACGGGAAATGTCCTTCGCCAAGCTCGGCTACTACAAAGACCAGCTGTGA
- the LOC121634633 gene encoding rab-3A-interacting protein isoform X2 produces the protein MACSGGQSNAETLEGFHEVNLASPTTPDLQKQTEQPPPARHSTPPTSLYRTHSLGPPPAGLPTSLRADQLPTQPVYSTPRHSHNGSVLGLEAEAAEGNFLSGEDGEECSALSDSLSRLRSPSVMEVREKGYERLKEELAKAQRELLLKDEECERLSKVRDQLGQELEELTASLFQEAHKMVREANVKQANAEKQLKEALGKIDVLQAEVQALKTLVLSSPTSPVGELPSVGGGGVKTPFRKGHSRNKSTSSAILGTQPDPSATQPIVRECREVDSQLFSEFKAWKEEPTLDRTCCFLERVYREDIYPCLTFSKSELGSAILEAVEQNALSVEPVGFQPLPVVKASAVECGGPKKCALSGQTKTCKHRIKFGDSSNYYYVSPFCRYRITAVCNFFTYIRYIHQGLVKQQDAEQMFWEVMQLRREMSFAKLGYYKDQL, from the exons ATGGCCTGCAGTGGCGGTCAGAGCAATGCAGAAACACTGGAGGGGTTCCATGAGGTGAACTTGGCCTCGCCCACCACACCTGACCTTCAG AAGCAAACAGAGCAGCCCCCCCCTGCCCGTCACAGCACCCCACCCACCTCTCTGTACCGCACCCACTCTCTGGGACCGCCCCCTGCTGGCCTCCCTACTTCCCTGAGGGCAGATCAGCTCCCCACGCAGCCGGTTTACTCCACACCGCGACACAGCCACAATGGAAG CGTTTTGGGTCTGGAGGCCGAGGCAGCCGAGGGCAACTTCCTGTCTGGAGAGGATGGGGAGGAGTGCAGCGCTTTGAGCGACAGCTTGTCGCGGCTGCGCAGCCCGTCGGTCATGGAAGTCCGAGAGAAAGGATATGAGAGGCTGAAGGAGGAGCTGGCAAAGGCTCAGAGG gagcTGCTGTTGAAGGATGAGGAGTGTGAGAGGTTGTCTAAAGTCAGAGACCAGCTCGGCCAGGAGCTGGAGGAGCTCACCGCCAGTCTCTTCCAG GAAGCCCACAAGATGGTGAGAGAAGCAAACGTCAAACAGGCAAATGCAGAGAAGCAGCTGAAAGAAGCTCTGGGCAAG ATCGATGTCCTCCAGGCTGAAGTCCAGGCCTTGAAGACACTGGTACTCTCCTCCCCCACCTCCCCCGTAGGTGAGCTTCCCTCTGTAGGAGGTGGAGGAGTGAAGACCCCCTTCAGGAAGGGCCACAGCCGGAACAAAAGCACCTCCTCTGCCATTCTGGGGACGCAGCCCGACCCATCGGCTACACAGCCCATCGTACGGGAGTGTAGAGAG GTGGACAGTCAGCTGTTCAGTGAGTTCAAGGCATGGAAGGAGGAGCCGACGCTTGACCGGACCTGCTGCTTCCTGGAGAGAGTCTACCGTGAGGACATCTACCCATGTCTCACCTTCAGCAAGAGCGAG CTGGGTTCGGCCATCCTAGAAGCCGTGGAGCAGAACGCTCTCAGCGTGGAGCCCGTGGGTTTCCAGCCGCTGCCTGTGGTCAAAGCATCAGCGGTGGAGTGCGGAGGACCAAA AAAATGCGCCCTGAGCGGTCAGACCAAAACCTGTAAGCACAGAATCAAGTTTGGAGACTCGTCCAACTATTACTACGTCTCTCCTTTCTGTAGATATAGA ATCACAGCTGTGTGTAATTTCTTCACCTACATTCGCTACATCCATCAAGGGCTGGTCAAACAGCAAGACG CGGAGCAGATGTTCTGGGAGGTGATGCAGCTCCGACGGGAAATGTCCTTCGCCAAGCTCGGCTACTACAAAGACCAGCTGTGA
- the LOC121634633 gene encoding rab-3A-interacting protein isoform X4: MACSGGQSNAETLEGFHEVNLASPTTPDLQKQTEQPPPARHSTPPTSLYRTHSLGPPPAGLPTSLRADQLPTQPVYSTPRHSHNGSVLGLEAEAAEGNFLSGEDGEECSALSDSLSRLRSPSVMEVREKGYERLKEELAKAQRELLLKDEECERLSKVRDQLGQELEELTASLFQEAHKMVREANVKQANAEKQLKEALGKIDVLQAEVQALKTLVLSSPTSPVGELPSVGGGGVKTPFRKGHSRNKSTSSAILGTQPDPSATQPIVRECREVDSQLFSEFKAWKEEPTLDRTCCFLERVYREDIYPCLTFSKSELGSAILEAVEQNALSVEPVGFQPLPVVKASAVECGGPNERRAELVTKCALSGQTKTCKHRIKFGDSSNYYYVSPFCRYRRSRCSGR, translated from the exons ATGGCCTGCAGTGGCGGTCAGAGCAATGCAGAAACACTGGAGGGGTTCCATGAGGTGAACTTGGCCTCGCCCACCACACCTGACCTTCAG AAGCAAACAGAGCAGCCCCCCCCTGCCCGTCACAGCACCCCACCCACCTCTCTGTACCGCACCCACTCTCTGGGACCGCCCCCTGCTGGCCTCCCTACTTCCCTGAGGGCAGATCAGCTCCCCACGCAGCCGGTTTACTCCACACCGCGACACAGCCACAATGGAAG CGTTTTGGGTCTGGAGGCCGAGGCAGCCGAGGGCAACTTCCTGTCTGGAGAGGATGGGGAGGAGTGCAGCGCTTTGAGCGACAGCTTGTCGCGGCTGCGCAGCCCGTCGGTCATGGAAGTCCGAGAGAAAGGATATGAGAGGCTGAAGGAGGAGCTGGCAAAGGCTCAGAGG gagcTGCTGTTGAAGGATGAGGAGTGTGAGAGGTTGTCTAAAGTCAGAGACCAGCTCGGCCAGGAGCTGGAGGAGCTCACCGCCAGTCTCTTCCAG GAAGCCCACAAGATGGTGAGAGAAGCAAACGTCAAACAGGCAAATGCAGAGAAGCAGCTGAAAGAAGCTCTGGGCAAG ATCGATGTCCTCCAGGCTGAAGTCCAGGCCTTGAAGACACTGGTACTCTCCTCCCCCACCTCCCCCGTAGGTGAGCTTCCCTCTGTAGGAGGTGGAGGAGTGAAGACCCCCTTCAGGAAGGGCCACAGCCGGAACAAAAGCACCTCCTCTGCCATTCTGGGGACGCAGCCCGACCCATCGGCTACACAGCCCATCGTACGGGAGTGTAGAGAG GTGGACAGTCAGCTGTTCAGTGAGTTCAAGGCATGGAAGGAGGAGCCGACGCTTGACCGGACCTGCTGCTTCCTGGAGAGAGTCTACCGTGAGGACATCTACCCATGTCTCACCTTCAGCAAGAGCGAG CTGGGTTCGGCCATCCTAGAAGCCGTGGAGCAGAACGCTCTCAGCGTGGAGCCCGTGGGTTTCCAGCCGCTGCCTGTGGTCAAAGCATCAGCGGTGGAGTGCGGAGGACCAAA TGAGCGAAGGGCTGAGCTGGTCAC AAAATGCGCCCTGAGCGGTCAGACCAAAACCTGTAAGCACAGAATCAAGTTTGGAGACTCGTCCAACTATTACTACGTCTCTCCTTTCTGTAGATATAGA CGGAGCAGATGTTCTGGGAGGTGA